From the genome of Candidatus Ruthia magnifica str. Cm (Calyptogena magnifica):
TTTCCTCTTTAGAATCAAGACCCTCTAAGTCACCTTTGGTTATTGATTTCAGCGGAACATCTTCAAATTTTCCAAAATTATTCACCATCCACTCATCAACACGGTCAGACAGTAGTAGCACTTCAATATCTTTTTGGTTAAAAATTTCTAAATGTGGCGAACCTTTGGCAGCTTCATAAGTTTCAGCAGTGATGTAATAAATTGCTTTTTGGTCTTTTTGCATACTTTTTACATAGCACTCAAGCGTTGCTGTTTGTGCAGCACTTTCACTTTTATTAGTGGTAAAGCGTAAAAGTTTTGCAATTTTGTCTTTATTGGCAAAGTCTTCAACCACACCTTCTTTCATAACCATGCCAAATTCTTGCCAAAATTTTTCATAATCTTCAGGTTTATTTTTAGCCATTTTTTCTAATTCTTTTAAAACTCTACTGACTGAGGCTTTGCGGATAGTGTCAACTACTTTGTTGCCTTGTAAAATTTCACGAGAAACATTTAACGGTAAATCAGCCGTATCAATCACGCCTTTAACAAAGCGCAAATACAAAGGCATTAGGGCTTCATTATCCTCCATAATAAACACACGTTTGGCATAAAGCTTAATGCCACCTTTGCGCTTAGGTTCCCACATATCATGAGGGGCTTTTGATGGGATGAATAACAATGAAGTATAGTCTATATTGCCTTCAACTCTATTGTGTAACTGTGTTAGCGGTGCTTCAAAATCATAAGTGAGTGATTTATAAAACTCATCATAATTTTCCTGTTTAAGATCGCGTTTATCTTGACTCCAAAAAGCATTGGCCTTATTAATACGCTCATACTCTATGTCTTTGCCATCTTCACTGGCTTTAATCATCATAATTGGCACGGTGATGTGGTCTGAGTATTTTGAGATAATACCACGTAAGCGATAATCATCTAAAAATTCTTTTTCATCTTTTTTGATGTGTAGTGTCACTGAAGTACCGAAATTTAAACAATTAACTCTTTCTATTGAATATTTTCCCTTACCAGTAGAGGTCCATTTTGTACCTTTTTTACTTTTACTACCAGCTTTTCTAGTAATTAACTCAACTTTGTCAGCAACAATAAAACTAGAATAGAATCCTACGCCAAATTGGCCAATTAAGTTAGAGTCTTTTGTTTGTTTTTCATCTAAGCTTTTTAAGAATTTTTTAGTGCCAGAATTGGCAATGGTGCCGATGTTTTTATTAACTTCTGCTTCAGTCATGCCTATGCCATTGTCAGTAATGGTAATTGTGCTGGCATCCTTATTTGTATTAATGTGAATTTGTAACTCTTCTTTACCTTCGATCAAAGTATCATCTGATAAGGATTTAAATTTTAATTTATCAACCGCATCAGAGGAGTTAGAAACCAACTCACGCAAGAAAATTTCTTTATTTGAGTATAAAGAATGAATCATCAAATCTAATAGTTGCGAAACTTCCGTTTGAAACGTATGTATTTGTTTTTCTGCCATTTTTTATTCCTGTTTTGTGCGTGAAATATATCAATATGGGTGAATTACAAAAAAACAAGGGTTATTTTGTATAAACAAATTACTAATCTTGTTTAATATTTGAAAGTTGAGCGTCATTAACATGCAACAGTCTTATATGATAGTAAGAACTGTGCAAAATATGGTCAAAAAACGTGCACTAGAAGTCGGTATTAAAGTTAATATGTATCTACATATGTTACGCCATGCAATGATAATTCACTTTTTACAATCTAGTCATGATTTACGTTCTACTCAAGAATTTTTAGAATATTCTAGTATTAAATCTACCAAAGTGTATGGTCAGTGTTACCCAAAGGTTAAAAAATCATGAATTTTCAAACCAGACTTGCGGCATCTTTTTTAAAAACAGGTGGTGTGATTAGTAATCCTACTGACACTATTCAGGGAATGACTTGTTTACCAAAATTTGAGTCCTCTATGGCTAGAATATTGCAACTTAAACGGCGTTCAAGTGCTAAAGGCTTGATACTACTAGCCAGTGATATGCATTATTTTATTGATTATGTTGAAGATATCGCTTTATTGGTTGATGTAGTAATTAATGTTCAGCCAACCACTTATTTACTCAAGGCGAATGAGTATACCTCTGAATTATTAACAGGTAGTTTTGATACAATTGCACTTAGATTGACCAATAATCAACTCATTACTGATTTGTGTGTAGCCACTAATAGTGCCTTAGTTTCAAGTAGTGCCAATATTACGAACAAGCGTAGCGCAATAACTATGTTGGATTTAAAAGAATTCTTTAATAATAAATTAGATTTTATTATCCCGCCAAAAACTTATAATACTCAAGCATCAAAAATTATTGATCTGCAAACTAGAGAAAAAATTAGGTGATTGAAGAAATTAAAAAATATTTATTAATGTTACAATTCAATATTTGTGAACAGCTTGAACAAGTAGACGATAATGCTGAGTTTATTAAAGATGTTTGGGAAAAACCAAATAATACAGGTAATGGATTAACCAAAGTCCTAAGTAATGGCGCTGTGTTTGAGCAAGCAGGTGTTAATTTTTCAATCATTCATGGCAATGATATGCCAGCCTCAGCTACTGTATTAAGACCAGAGTTATCAGGGCGTAGTTTTACCGCTTTAGGTGTGTCATTAGTGGTTCATCCGCAGAATCCTTACGTGCCAACTTCACATGCTAATGTTCGATTTTTTTTCGCTGAAAAGGAAGGCGAAACTCCTATTTGGTGGTTTGGTGGTGGTTTTGATTTAACGCCGTATTATGGTTTTGACGAAGATGCTATTTTTTGGCATCAATCAGCCAAACAAGCGTGTGATCCATTTGGTAAAGATGTCTATTCAAAGTACAAAAAATGGTGTGATGATTATTTTTATTTAAAGCATAGAAGTGAACAACGTGGTATTGGAGGTTTGTTTTTTGATGATCTTAATGAAGGTAGTTTTGATGAGTGCTTTTCTTTTATGAAAAGTGTGGGTGATGGTTATATTAATGCGTATCGACCTATTGTTGAACGTAGAAAGGACACACCTTATACAGACCATGAAAGACAGTTTCAGCTTTACCGTCGAGGACGTTATGTTGAATTTAATTTAATTTATGATCGTGGTACTTTATTTGGTTTGCAAACAGGTGGTCGTAGTGAATCAATTCTTATGTCATTACCACCATTGGTGCGCTGGGAGTATAGATACGAACCAGATCCAGGTAGCGAAGAAGCAAGGTTGTATACACATTTTATTCAACCTCAAGATTGGATTAACATCCCTTAAGAGCTGAATAGAGTGAAACATAATCTTGATGCCAAGCGTTTGTTGTGTCCTATGCCAGTGATTCGCTTGAGCGAGATGATTGAAAAAATTAAAAATAGTGACATAATTGAGATACTCGCCACTGATCCTGGTGTATTGTATGACATACCTGCTTGGTGTAAAGTGCACGGGCATAGAGTGATTTCAATTAATGAAAAAACTAATGAGATTATTCTACTTGTAGAGAAAATAGGGTAGAATTACGTCCTGTTTTTTTAAAAAAAAATCAACAAGAACAATGCTTGCAACGGCGCAGGCTATTTTGACAAAGACTGTCAGAAAATATAAATAGTCAAAAAGGAGAAAGTATGTCTGCTAAAAATATAATGAAAATGATTGAAGATAAAGAAGTGAAATTCATTGATTTTCGTTTTACTGATACCATTGGTAAAGAACATCACGTGAGCGTTCCAGCACACGCCGTTAATGCTGAAAAATTAGAAGAGGGTCAGATGTTTGATGGCTCATCAATTGCTGGTTGGAAGCCTGTTAATGAATCTGACATGATTATGATGCCAGATACATTAACAGCAGTAATGGATCCATTTACTGCAGAGTCTACCCTTAATATTACTTGTGATATTATTGAATCAAATGACATGAAAGGTTATGAAAAAGATCCTCGTTTTATTGCAAAAAAAGCTGAAGCTTATTTAAATGAAACTGGCATTGGTGATGCTGCATATTTTGGTAACGAGCCAGAGTTTTTTATCTTTGATAGTGTTAAATGGGATACAGGCTTTGGTTTGGGAAAGGCATTTTATGAAATTCGTTCTGAAGAAGCTGACTGGGAGTCAGGCTCTGATTTAGAGGGTGGCAATAAAGGACATCGCCCTAGAATTAAGAGTGGTTATTTTCCAGTCCCACCAGTAGATTCATTGCATGATTTACGTTCGCAAATGTGTTTAGCAATCGAAGAAATGGGGGTGACTACAGAGGTTCATCACCATGAAGTTGGTACTGCTGGCCAATGTGAAATTGGTGCATTATTTAACACGTTAGTGAAAAAAGCTGATGAGACTCAAATCTTAAAATATTGCGTACATAATGTCGCGCATGCTTATGGTAAAACAACAACGTTTATGCCTAAGCCAATTGCTGTTGATAATGGCAATGGTATGCATGTTCATCAATCAATCTCTAAAAATGGTAAAAACTTATTTGATGGCGATAAATATGGTAATTTAAGTGAAATGGCATTGTATTATATTGCTGGTATTATCAAACACGCTCAAGCACTTAATGCTTTTACTAATGCTTCTACCAATTCGTACAAGCGTTTAGTTCCAGGCTTTGAAGCACCAGAAATGTTGGCATATTCAGCTAAAAATCGCTCTGCCGCTATTCGTATTCCTTTTGTATCTAACCCAAAAGGTCGTCGTATTGAAGTACGTTTTCCAGATCCAACAGCTAATCCATATCTTGCATTTTCAGCGATGCTAATGGCAGGCCTTGATGGTATTAAGAATAAGACTGAGCCAGGAAAACCAGGTGATAAAGACTTATACGAATTAACAGAAAAAGAAAAAACCGCTATTCCTAAAGTTTGTGGCTCGTTAGATCAAGCACTTGAGGCGTTAAATAAAGATCGTGAGTTTTTAAAAAAAGGTGGTGTGTTTACTGATAATGTTATTGATTCATTCATTGAATTAAAAATGACAGAAGTGACTGCACTGCGTGCTTCTCCTCATCCTGTAGAATTTGACATGTATTATAGTGTGTAATATTTAATAAAAATAAAAAAAAGCCACATAATTATACGGATTTTTTATTGTTTTAAACGGTAAAACACCGATAATAAATTTTACACTAACTTTATTATGGAAGAATTAAGAAACGATTGGACTTTAAAAGAGGTTGAGATACTATTTTCATTACCTTTTAATGATTTATTATTTCAAGCGCACAGAATTCATAGACAGAATTTTGATCCTAATCAAATTCAAGTTAGTTCATTATTAAATATCAAAACTGGTGCGTGTCCAGAAGATTGTTCATATTGTTCACAAAGCTCTAAATATGATACAGGTCTTGAACGTGAAAAATTGATGGAAATTGATTTGGTTCTTCAGCAAGCTAAAGAGGCGCAAGATATAGGTGCCACGCGGTTTTGCATGGGTGCTGCATGGCGAAATCCTACTGATAAGAGTCTAGCTAAAGTCATATTAATGATTCAAGGTGTTAAAACCATGGGTATGGAAACATGCGTAACCTTGGGTATGTTGACTCAAGAACAGGCATTTATCTTAAAAGAAGCAGGCTTAGATTATTACAATCATAATATTGACACCTCAAAAGAACACTATTCAAATGTGGTCACTACGCGTAATTTTCAAGATCGTTTGAACACTTTAGAGTCAGTACAAAATGCTAATATTCATGTTTGTAGTGGTGGTATTTTAGGCTTGGATGAAAGTCAGACTGATCGCGCTTCTATGCTTAGGTCATTGTCTAATTTAAGAACACATCCAGACAGTGTACCATTTAATTTATTAGTACCAATTCCAGGCACGCCTTTTGAAAATATTGAACCACCAACAGAAAGTGAGTTTGTACGCACTATTGCAGTAGCACGAATCATGATGCCAAAATCAGTTGTACGTTTATCAGCGGGGCGCACTAAAATGGGTGAGGCTATGCAAGCACTTTGTTTTTTTGCAGGCGCTAATTCTATCTTTTATGGCGAACAATTACTTACCACTGATAATCCAAATATAAACAGCGACAAAGATTTATTTGCAAGGCTAGGGATTAATCAAAAGAAAGTAAATAATTTACAATCTGTTTAGCTGCATTGGGCTTGGCAAGTTTGAGTGCATTAGTAGACATTTGTTTAATTTGATTTTTGTTAATATTGAGCAAAGTTTTTTCTAACAATTCAATCGTTAAATCTTTTTGTTCAATCAGTATGCCAGCGTTGCTATCTGCTAAAATCTTGGCATTGTAAAATTGATGATTATCAATGGCATGAGGCAGTGGGATTAAAATACTAGGCGTGGCTGACAGCATCAATTCTGATACTGTCATTGCACCTGCTCTACAAAGTACAACGTCTGCCCAAGCATAAGCGTTTGCCATATCTTTAATAAATTCGGTTACTTTCACAACGTTGTTTTTATACTGAGCTTTAACTGCATCAAAATGCAGCCTTCCAGTTTGATGCCAAATATTAATATTAATATTAAGCTGTGTGGAGATATCATTAATAGGCTTTGAGCCTAAAGAGCCACCGATGATTAATAAGTTTAATTTTTTGTTATTAGTTTGTTTGTCAACAGAACTGAACGCGATAGGATTACCAGAAGTGGTGGCGCTTTTAATAAAAGTATCATCAAATGCTTGAAAAGTTTTTTTAGCTATTTTGTTGAGTATTTTGTTGGTTGTTCCTGATATAGAGTTCTGTTCATGAATCACCAGTGGTATTCTAAAAATACAAGCCACTAAGCCACCAATACCAGAGGTAAAACCACCCATGCCAAGCACAATATTAGGTTTAAATTTTAGAAAAATGCCCATTATTTGCAACGTAGCGTAACTAAGTAAAAAAAGTGCTTTTATTAGGCTAACAACGCTTTTACCACGCAAGCCAACACTATTCACTGTGTGTAGCTTAATGTTGTGTTTAGGTACGATTTCGTTTTCTATACCAACATTTGAGCCCAACCATTGAATATGAGTTGAGTGATTTTTAAGCTCATTGGCAATGGCAAGTGCAGGAAATATATGTCCTCCAGTGCCGCCAGCCATAATGAGAATTTTTTTAGACATAGTGTTTTTGTTTAGAGTATTCACAGCGATTTTCCATATCAATTCTGAGCAATATAGCCAGTGATATCAGTGTAAATATCATACTTGACCCACCATAACTGATCAATGGCAAAGTAAACCCTTTTGGTGGAATTAAGCCAAGATTCATGGCGATATTAACGCTAAATTGCATACTTAGCCAAGTACAAATACCAAAGCCAACATAAGAGCTATATTTGCGATTATTTTTAAGCGCATTTTTGGCAATTTTAAACCCTTTAAGAACAATGTAAGCAAAGGCAAACAACACAAACCACATACCAATAATGCCTATTTCTTCACCAATAATAGCAAAAATCATATCGGTATGTGGCTCGGGTAGTTTGGTGTATTTTTGAATGCCATTGCCTAGTCCAACACCAGTCCAATCACCTCTAGCGATACCGATTAATGCTTGTTTAGTTTGCCATACTTTTTCAGATTCGTTAAGCCATAAATCTTCTCGCCAAAAAGAAATTAGTCTTTCAACTCGATTGGGAATTTGAAAAAGAATAGTAATAAAAATAGTAATAACGCTTGCACCGACTATGAATAATTGTTTTAAGTAAACACCAGCAGTTAGTAGCATAGCAAAAGCAGTTGCAGAAATAATAAAAGTTGCACCTAAATCTGGCTCTAGTAATGACAAAAAACTTGATGAACCAATGATAATAAGTGTTTTAATAAAGCCCATATAAGGTTTTCTTAAATCCTTTTCTTGTCTAACCAAAAAGCCTGCCATGAATAAAATCATCACCAATTTCATCATCTCAGAAGGTTGAAACTTAAACAGAACAAAATTAATCCAGCGTGTTGAACCCTTGACAGTTTTACCGATAGGTTCTGGTAAAAACACCAACGCTAGGCATATCAGCGTAATTATAAAAAATAATTTAGAGTGATTTTTATAAAAATATAAGGGAATTTTAAGCACAGTGTAACCAAGGCTTAAACCTAAGATAATAAAAACAGTTTGTTTTATAAAGTAAGCATAACTATTAAAATGTCCAAGCGAGGCAGAAAAAGACAATATCCAGCCAAAGGTTAGTAGTGCAAAAATTGCAAAAAGTAGATTTTTATCAGGTAGTTGTCCAGTTTTTTCAAACATGAGAGATTAATAATTTTATTATTTTCTAAGCCATTCGAATTATACGCTCAAGAGTGGATTTATTCATATTAGTTAAGAACTGTGTTACTATTATGGGATAATATTTGTTTTGTAAAAACAACAAACTTATGATTTCTACTGCCAATATCACCATGCAGTTTGGTGAAAAACTTTTATTTGAAAATATCTCTATTAAATTTCAAGGTGGCAACCGATATGGTTTAATTGGTGCGAATGGTTGCGGTAAGTCAATTTTTATGAAAATTTTGACGGGTGAACTTACGCCTAGTAATGGCACCATTCATATTAGTAATGGAGAGCGTTTGGGTGTTCTTCGCCAAGACCAGTTTGCTTTTGAGAATTTTCGTGTGATTGATATGGTGATTATGGGCCATAGTGAATTATGGGAAATTAAAAAAGAAAGGGATAGAATTTACGCTTTGCCTGAAATGAGTGAGAAAGATGGTATCAAGGTTGCAGAACTTGAAATGCAATTTGCAGAAATGGATGGCTATATGGCGGAGTCTTCTGCCAGTGAGTTGTTATTAGGCTTGGATATCCCAGAAGAGCAACATTATGGGTTGATGAGTGAAATTGCACCAGGTTGGAAATTACGTATTTTGCTGGCTCAGGCACTGTTTTCAAATCCAGAAATTCTATTACTTGATGAGCCAACAAATAATTTAGATATTAACTCAATTCGTTGGCTAGAAGGCGTATTAAAAGAACGCAAGGCGACAATGGTTATCATCTCCCATGATAGACACTTTTTAAATGGCGTATGTACACACATGTCTGATTTAGACTATGGTGCGCTTAATATCTTCCCTGGTAATTACGATGATTTTATGATTGCATCAACCGCTATTCAAGAAAAAATGCAAACTGACAATGCTAAAAAAGAAGCCAAAATCAAAGAACTTAAGCATTTTGTTTCTCGTTTTTCAGCCAACGCCTCTAAATCTAAACAAGCCACTTCAAGATTAAAACAATTAGATAAAATTATACTGGACGATATTAGACCCTCTTCAAGGATAAGTCCTTATATTATTTTCAATCAAGAAACTAAGTTACACAGAAATGTATTAGAAGTCGAAGGTTTGTTTAAAAGCTTCACTCTTCAAGGAGATACTGAAAAAGATAATAAACTTGAGGTTTTAAAAGACATTAGTTTCTTGTTTGAGGTGGGTGATCGCATTGCCATTATTGGTCAAAATGGTATTGGTAAAACCACATTACTGCGTACTTTGGTTGGTGAAATCAAGCCCGATAAAGGAAAAATTAAGTGGAGTGAAAATATTAACATTGGTTATTATGCACAGGATCATAGTAAAGATTTTGAAACTGATATGAATGTACTTGATTGGATGAGTCAATTCAAAAGTGAAAAAGACAACATACAGGCAATGCGTGCAGTACTGGGTAAAATGTTATTTGGTAAAGAAGACATTGGAAAGAGTATTAAGTCACTTTCTGGTGGAGAGAAAGGCAGAATGCTATTTGGCAAACTCATGCTACAAAACCCCAATGTATTAGTGATGGATGAGCCTACCAACCATCTTGATATGGAGTCTATCGAAGCCCTTAATCTAGCACTGGATAATTACAAAGGCACTTTAATTTTTGTTAGCCATGATAGAGAATTTGTTTCTTCACTGTCTACCAAGGTGATAGAACTCAAAGAGGATAGTATGCATTATTATTCTGGTAATTATGAGGACTACTTGGGCAATAAAAAATAAAGAGTTTGTTAGTGTTTGATATAATTATTTTTAACTTTTTGATAAAATAGAGCGAATAGTTAGGGTTAAAATACGATTATCAAAGGAATTAAATAATGCAAGACAATTCAATTTTTACAATCATAGTAGGTATTAATGGTTCAGGAAAAAACTTTGATACTGTATTTATCGCTAACCAATGTTAATATTAAGCAATTTTTAGAAACAAAATTAATGCCTAAAAAAAATGATCATAACATCAAACAGTGTAATAGTTTTGAAATTGAAACTATACTTGTGG
Proteins encoded in this window:
- a CDS encoding FtsW/RodA/SpoVE family cell cycle protein — translated: MFEKTGQLPDKNLLFAIFALLTFGWILSFSASLGHFNSYAYFIKQTVFIILGLSLGYTVLKIPLYFYKNHSKLFFIITLICLALVFLPEPIGKTVKGSTRWINFVLFKFQPSEMMKLVMILFMAGFLVRQEKDLRKPYMGFIKTLIIIGSSSFLSLLEPDLGATFIISATAFAMLLTAGVYLKQLFIVGASVITIFITILFQIPNRVERLISFWREDLWLNESEKVWQTKQALIGIARGDWTGVGLGNGIQKYTKLPEPHTDMIFAIIGEEIGIIGMWFVLFAFAYIVLKGFKIAKNALKNNRKYSSYVGFGICTWLSMQFSVNIAMNLGLIPPKGFTLPLISYGGSSMIFTLISLAILLRIDMENRCEYSKQKHYV
- a CDS encoding sulfurtransferase TusA family protein; amino-acid sequence: MKHNLDAKRLLCPMPVIRLSEMIEKIKNSDIIEILATDPGVLYDIPAWCKVHGHRVISINEKTNEIILLVEKIG
- the bioB gene encoding biotin synthase BioB; this encodes MEELRNDWTLKEVEILFSLPFNDLLFQAHRIHRQNFDPNQIQVSSLLNIKTGACPEDCSYCSQSSKYDTGLEREKLMEIDLVLQQAKEAQDIGATRFCMGAAWRNPTDKSLAKVILMIQGVKTMGMETCVTLGMLTQEQAFILKEAGLDYYNHNIDTSKEHYSNVVTTRNFQDRLNTLESVQNANIHVCSGGILGLDESQTDRASMLRSLSNLRTHPDSVPFNLLVPIPGTPFENIEPPTESEFVRTIAVARIMMPKSVVRLSAGRTKMGEAMQALCFFAGANSIFYGEQLLTTDNPNINSDKDLFARLGINQKKVNNLQSV
- the hemF gene encoding oxygen-dependent coproporphyrinogen oxidase; amino-acid sequence: MIEEIKKYLLMLQFNICEQLEQVDDNAEFIKDVWEKPNNTGNGLTKVLSNGAVFEQAGVNFSIIHGNDMPASATVLRPELSGRSFTALGVSLVVHPQNPYVPTSHANVRFFFAEKEGETPIWWFGGGFDLTPYYGFDEDAIFWHQSAKQACDPFGKDVYSKYKKWCDDYFYLKHRSEQRGIGGLFFDDLNEGSFDECFSFMKSVGDGYINAYRPIVERRKDTPYTDHERQFQLYRRGRYVEFNLIYDRGTLFGLQTGGRSESILMSLPPLVRWEYRYEPDPGSEEARLYTHFIQPQDWINIP
- a CDS encoding tyrosine-type recombinase/integrase, which encodes MIVRTVQNMVKKRALEVGIKVNMYLHMLRHAMIIHFLQSSHDLRSTQEFLEYSSIKSTKVYGQCYPKVKKS
- the glnA gene encoding type I glutamate--ammonia ligase encodes the protein MSAKNIMKMIEDKEVKFIDFRFTDTIGKEHHVSVPAHAVNAEKLEEGQMFDGSSIAGWKPVNESDMIMMPDTLTAVMDPFTAESTLNITCDIIESNDMKGYEKDPRFIAKKAEAYLNETGIGDAAYFGNEPEFFIFDSVKWDTGFGLGKAFYEIRSEEADWESGSDLEGGNKGHRPRIKSGYFPVPPVDSLHDLRSQMCLAIEEMGVTTEVHHHEVGTAGQCEIGALFNTLVKKADETQILKYCVHNVAHAYGKTTTFMPKPIAVDNGNGMHVHQSISKNGKNLFDGDKYGNLSEMALYYIAGIIKHAQALNAFTNASTNSYKRLVPGFEAPEMLAYSAKNRSAAIRIPFVSNPKGRRIEVRFPDPTANPYLAFSAMLMAGLDGIKNKTEPGKPGDKDLYELTEKEKTAIPKVCGSLDQALEALNKDREFLKKGGVFTDNVIDSFIELKMTEVTALRASPHPVEFDMYYSV
- the murG gene encoding undecaprenyldiphospho-muramoylpentapeptide beta-N-acetylglucosaminyltransferase — encoded protein: MSKKILIMAGGTGGHIFPALAIANELKNHSTHIQWLGSNVGIENEIVPKHNIKLHTVNSVGLRGKSVVSLIKALFLLSYATLQIMGIFLKFKPNIVLGMGGFTSGIGGLVACIFRIPLVIHEQNSISGTTNKILNKIAKKTFQAFDDTFIKSATTSGNPIAFSSVDKQTNNKKLNLLIIGGSLGSKPINDISTQLNININIWHQTGRLHFDAVKAQYKNNVVKVTEFIKDMANAYAWADVVLCRAGAMTVSELMLSATPSILIPLPHAIDNHQFYNAKILADSNAGILIEQKDLTIELLEKTLLNINKNQIKQMSTNALKLAKPNAAKQIVNYLLSFD
- a CDS encoding L-threonylcarbamoyladenylate synthase, whose amino-acid sequence is MNFQTRLAASFLKTGGVISNPTDTIQGMTCLPKFESSMARILQLKRRSSAKGLILLASDMHYFIDYVEDIALLVDVVINVQPTTYLLKANEYTSELLTGSFDTIALRLTNNQLITDLCVATNSALVSSSANITNKRSAITMLDLKEFFNNKLDFIIPPKTYNTQASKIIDLQTREKIR
- the htpG gene encoding molecular chaperone HtpG, coding for MAEKQIHTFQTEVSQLLDLMIHSLYSNKEIFLRELVSNSSDAVDKLKFKSLSDDTLIEGKEELQIHINTNKDASTITITDNGIGMTEAEVNKNIGTIANSGTKKFLKSLDEKQTKDSNLIGQFGVGFYSSFIVADKVELITRKAGSKSKKGTKWTSTGKGKYSIERVNCLNFGTSVTLHIKKDEKEFLDDYRLRGIISKYSDHITVPIMMIKASEDGKDIEYERINKANAFWSQDKRDLKQENYDEFYKSLTYDFEAPLTQLHNRVEGNIDYTSLLFIPSKAPHDMWEPKRKGGIKLYAKRVFIMEDNEALMPLYLRFVKGVIDTADLPLNVSREILQGNKVVDTIRKASVSRVLKELEKMAKNKPEDYEKFWQEFGMVMKEGVVEDFANKDKIAKLLRFTTNKSESAAQTATLECYVKSMQKDQKAIYYITAETYEAAKGSPHLEIFNQKDIEVLLLSDRVDEWMVNNFGKFEDVPLKSITKGDLEGLDSKEEKKAKEEVSKNFEKVIEKMQKILDTQVKEIKVSSRLSDSPSCLVVDENEMGGNMERIMKSLGQDVPDTKPILEINPNHPLVKKLKTKIDEDLVKVLFDQAVLSEGVQLKDPAEFVKRINKLIN
- a CDS encoding ABC-F family ATPase; the encoded protein is MISTANITMQFGEKLLFENISIKFQGGNRYGLIGANGCGKSIFMKILTGELTPSNGTIHISNGERLGVLRQDQFAFENFRVIDMVIMGHSELWEIKKERDRIYALPEMSEKDGIKVAELEMQFAEMDGYMAESSASELLLGLDIPEEQHYGLMSEIAPGWKLRILLAQALFSNPEILLLDEPTNNLDINSIRWLEGVLKERKATMVIISHDRHFLNGVCTHMSDLDYGALNIFPGNYDDFMIASTAIQEKMQTDNAKKEAKIKELKHFVSRFSANASKSKQATSRLKQLDKIILDDIRPSSRISPYIIFNQETKLHRNVLEVEGLFKSFTLQGDTEKDNKLEVLKDISFLFEVGDRIAIIGQNGIGKTTLLRTLVGEIKPDKGKIKWSENINIGYYAQDHSKDFETDMNVLDWMSQFKSEKDNIQAMRAVLGKMLFGKEDIGKSIKSLSGGEKGRMLFGKLMLQNPNVLVMDEPTNHLDMESIEALNLALDNYKGTLIFVSHDREFVSSLSTKVIELKEDSMHYYSGNYEDYLGNKK